GAACTAGTTGAGATTGAGCGTTAATAAAATTGAAGTTGGTATAAGAGATGAAAAGGTTGTTCTGCTCCATGAACAGCACCTGATTATTGATTTTGTCTCGGTAGAATAAGTCATCTGAGCTGAGCCAGGCCACATAGTCTCCGCTTGCATGCAAGATGCCGTGATTCAGTGCGGAGGCAGTCCCTCCGTTACTTTTCCCTAAATAATGAATTCGCGGAAAATACGGTCTAATCAAATCTGTATGAACAGTCGAGCCGTCATCGACGACGATGATCTCGTATGGCTCCCAAGACTGTGAAAGCACACTTTGCAAGGCATGCTCTATATAAGGGCAGTTATAAAAAGGAATCACTACCGACACTTTCGGTCTCATAACATCCGTCCTTCCCAGTTCACGCGGCAATAGTCCAAAATATCTGTTAAGGACTGACTAAACTCAATTCCCGGCTTCCAGCCCAGTGAAGATACATTGTCTTCAGGTGTTGCAGAGGCATCTGAAGTTATTAGTTTATCCCCCGCCACTCCGTTAACCGGAATAGAGAGAGCAGCTTGTGCTGGTCCCCAGTCCATCGGAATTGAAGCACTGGAGCGGCTTATCAGTTGCTCCGCAATATCCCCAAGTTGCCGTTGTGTCCCTGAGTCGATTTGATAAATGGTTCCATTAGTACCTTCGCGCAATATAAAGTCATAAGCTCTTACAGCATCGCGTACATCCAAAAAATCACGTAATGCATAGCGAGATGATAGTTTAAAGGGAGGGATTTCTTCGCCTGCATGTACTTCACTACGAACAATATGCTGTGCCAATAAAGAGCAGAAACCAGTAGAAGGACCGGGACCGATTAGGTTGCAGGGCTCAGCCAGCAGAACGGGCTGTTTAAACAGCGTCCCCCAAGCCAGAGACACCAGCTCTTCTATTGTTTTGCTGAGGCTATATGGGTGTGGGGGTCCTGCCACCACACCCGGTTTGAATTTAAGTCGCGAGCCTGCTACAAGAATTCGACTGGTAGGTAGACTTCGCATAGCTTCTAACAAATATAACGTTGCCATCACATTCGTCTCCATAAAGAGCAAAGGGTTACGCCAAGACTCGGGCACCGAGTTGTTTCCTGCCAAATGAAGGACAGCCTCCGGTGTAGTTTCCTTGATCATCTCAGCTACGGCCTTCCGATTGCTTAAATCACAGTAATAAACCTTCACTCCTTCTGGAAATAAAGCGGAAGCCAGGGCACCCGCTGTGGATGGCGGACGCACCACAGCAGTAACCTCAGCGCCTCCTGCCAAGAACAAATGAACGGCATGTCGACCGGTGAATCCGGCAGCCCCGGTAATCAGTAGTTTTTGACCTTTCATGGGGACATCTCTGACTGTTTCATCCAGTCAGCCAGTTCTTGCAGCATCAATGGGTACGAAGGCAACGGCAAATTAACATCCGTTCTTGTATTCACTAATGTTCGATCTTGAACATGTTCATCCTCAGGGATGATTTCCACATCCTCTTTATGAAAAGCAGCCTGAATATGCTGAAGCAGCTCATACTTACTTACCGGCTTCGGATGCGCTAAATGGATCAGCCCCGATACCGTGGAATCCAGCAGCGTATCCATTGCCTTAGCTAATTGGAGTGTAGTGACTCCGTTCCACATTACCCGGCGGTATCCTGACACTTGACCACGCTGTGCCAGAAACCAATCCATCAAACCAATGCCGTCTGGGCGGATTTCCGGACCAATAATCGAAGTCCGGATCGTAAGATGCCCAGGTTGCCGCACCTCGCCAAGACTTTTCGAAATCGCATAGACAGAGGTTCCATCAGGAACATCCTCTTCTGTGTACCCCCCGCGTGTTCCTTCAAACACGCAGTCGGTACTGATATGAATAAGTCTTGCATGAACAGCTTCCGCCATCCGCCACAAGTGGTGAGGAAGAAAGCCATTCACATGGTAAGCCCCTATTTTGTCACGTTCTGCGAATTGATTGAGTACCCCCATCGCATTAATGATGCAATGAGGGGAGACGATATCGACCAGCTTTTCTACTCCGGCTATATCGTTCGCATCTACATACAGCCCGCCAAGATCGCTCTTATCCCGGGTTGTATGGAAG
This genomic stretch from Paenibacillus sp. FSL H7-0737 harbors:
- a CDS encoding dTDP-4-dehydrorhamnose reductase family protein — encoded protein: MKLLILGGNGMAGHMLADYFRRQGKHHVFHTTRDKSDLGGLYVDANDIAGVEKLVDIVSPHCIINAMGVLNQFAERDKIGAYHVNGFLPHHLWRMAEAVHARLIHISTDCVFEGTRGGYTEEDVPDGTSVYAISKSLGEVRQPGHLTIRTSIIGPEIRPDGIGLMDWFLAQRGQVSGYRRVMWNGVTTLQLAKAMDTLLDSTVSGLIHLAHPKPVSKYELLQHIQAAFHKEDVEIIPEDEHVQDRTLVNTRTDVNLPLPSYPLMLQELADWMKQSEMSP
- a CDS encoding NAD-dependent epimerase/dehydratase family protein, which translates into the protein MKGQKLLITGAAGFTGRHAVHLFLAGGAEVTAVVRPPSTAGALASALFPEGVKVYYCDLSNRKAVAEMIKETTPEAVLHLAGNNSVPESWRNPLLFMETNVMATLYLLEAMRSLPTSRILVAGSRLKFKPGVVAGPPHPYSLSKTIEELVSLAWGTLFKQPVLLAEPCNLIGPGPSTGFCSLLAQHIVRSEVHAGEEIPPFKLSSRYALRDFLDVRDAVRAYDFILREGTNGTIYQIDSGTQRQLGDIAEQLISRSSASIPMDWGPAQAALSIPVNGVAGDKLITSDASATPEDNVSSLGWKPGIEFSQSLTDILDYCRVNWEGRML
- a CDS encoding glycosyltransferase encodes the protein MRPKVSVVIPFYNCPYIEHALQSVLSQSWEPYEIIVVDDGSTVHTDLIRPYFPRIHYLGKSNGGTASALNHGILHASGDYVAWLSSDDLFYRDKINNQVLFMEQNNLFISYTNFNFINAQSQLVQMNASLLFPSHLDYLRCFLQGNPINGCTVMFKREVFGAIGLFDESLPYTHDYDLWYRAILNGYAPVMLNQSLTAYRNHEGMGTLKYYDVIMAEAAATNARYKGPLQHLISSMGG